One Nonomuraea angiospora DNA segment encodes these proteins:
- a CDS encoding DUF2306 domain-containing protein yields MTPTKAARLIPAGLLVLSAVPVIAGAVRAAELTGGAAITPDNARFFAAPAPVLLHIAGVTVYSVLGAFQFAPGFRRRRPAWHRAAGRVLVPAGLVAALAGLWMTLFSDLPAGDTGLLTVFRLAAGSAMAGSLVLGLAAILRRDVARHRAWMIRAYALGMGAGTQAVVLSAWYAATGADAHAVTRALLQGLAWGVNLAVAEWAIRRTARRQPVGGADQPFGGVERSAADS; encoded by the coding sequence ATGACCCCCACGAAGGCGGCCCGGCTCATCCCCGCCGGACTGCTCGTCCTCAGCGCCGTCCCCGTGATCGCCGGCGCCGTCCGCGCGGCCGAGCTGACCGGCGGCGCCGCCATCACCCCCGACAACGCCCGCTTCTTCGCCGCCCCCGCGCCCGTGCTGCTGCACATCGCCGGCGTCACCGTCTACAGCGTCCTGGGCGCCTTCCAGTTCGCGCCCGGCTTCCGCCGCCGCAGGCCCGCCTGGCACCGGGCGGCCGGGCGGGTGCTGGTGCCGGCCGGCCTGGTCGCGGCGCTCGCCGGCCTGTGGATGACGCTGTTCTCCGACCTTCCGGCCGGCGACACCGGGCTCCTGACCGTCTTCCGCCTCGCGGCCGGCTCGGCCATGGCCGGCTCCCTCGTCCTCGGCCTCGCCGCGATCCTGCGCCGCGACGTCGCCCGGCACCGCGCCTGGATGATCCGCGCGTACGCGCTCGGCATGGGCGCGGGCACGCAGGCGGTGGTCCTGTCCGCCTGGTACGCGGCAACGGGCGCCGATGCCCACGCCGTCACCAGGGCACTGCTCCAGGGCCTGGCCTGGGGCGTCAACCTCGCCGTGGCCGAATGGGCCATCCGCAGGACGGCCCGGCGTCAGCCGGTCGGTGGGGCGGATCAGCCGTTCGGCGGGGTGGAGCGCTCAGCCGCCGATTCATGA
- a CDS encoding arabinan endo-1,5-alpha-L-arabinosidase, whose protein sequence is MWKRALVALLLGAAAVRPEPVPVPLATPTTPPAAYPNPGRVTGDIGVHDPSVVKRPDGSYLLVHTGDNLTIKTSTDRTAWHNAGVVFPGGAPWTTSYTGGGASLWAPDISYRNGRYYLYYSASTFGSRNSAIFLATSTTGASGSWANQGLIISTTSSSNYNAIDPNLVVDAQGRWWLSFGSFWTGIKLIQLDPATGKRLGTSITGLAQRTGSTTAIEAPFIFRHGSYYYLWVSFDACCQGASSTYRVMVGRSTSVTGPYVDRNGLAMTSGGGTQVLAGHGSVHGPGHQAVVPDSDAEVLYYHYYADNGAPLLGINLLGYDSAGWPFVY, encoded by the coding sequence ATGTGGAAACGAGCTCTCGTCGCCCTCCTGCTCGGCGCCGCCGCGGTGCGGCCCGAGCCCGTGCCCGTGCCCCTGGCCACGCCGACCACTCCCCCGGCGGCCTATCCCAACCCCGGGCGGGTGACGGGCGACATCGGGGTGCACGACCCGAGCGTGGTCAAGCGGCCCGACGGCTCCTACCTGCTGGTGCACACCGGCGACAACCTCACGATCAAGACCTCGACCGACCGGACCGCCTGGCACAACGCCGGAGTGGTATTCCCCGGCGGCGCGCCGTGGACCACGTCGTACACCGGCGGCGGCGCCAGCCTGTGGGCGCCCGACATCTCCTACCGCAACGGGCGCTACTACCTCTACTACTCGGCGTCGACGTTCGGCTCGCGCAATTCGGCGATCTTCCTGGCCACCAGCACCACGGGCGCGTCAGGATCCTGGGCGAACCAGGGCCTGATCATCTCCACCACCTCGTCGAGCAACTACAACGCCATCGACCCGAACCTCGTCGTGGACGCCCAGGGCCGCTGGTGGCTGTCCTTCGGGTCGTTCTGGACCGGGATCAAGCTCATCCAGCTCGACCCCGCCACCGGCAAGCGCCTCGGCACCTCGATCACCGGCCTGGCCCAGCGCACGGGAAGCACGACCGCGATCGAGGCGCCGTTCATCTTCCGGCACGGCTCGTACTACTACCTGTGGGTGTCGTTCGACGCCTGCTGCCAGGGGGCGAGCAGCACCTACCGCGTCATGGTCGGCCGTTCGACCAGCGTCACCGGCCCGTACGTGGACCGCAACGGCCTCGCCATGACCTCGGGCGGCGGGACCCAGGTCCTGGCCGGGCACGGGAGCGTGCACGGGCCGGGCCACCAGGCGGTGGTCCCCGACAGCGACGCCGAGGTGCTCTACTACCATTACTACGCCGACAACGGCGCGCCCCTGCTGGGCATCAACCTCCTCGGGTACGACAGCGCGGGCTGGCCCTTCGTCTACTGA